A window of Glycine soja cultivar W05 chromosome 13, ASM419377v2, whole genome shotgun sequence genomic DNA:
TTAGTGTAACAAAATCTTCAATTCAAATGGTTGGGTACCAAGACGTACCTTCAGTTCAGCTATACATCAAATGCATgcagttttctggttttctctCAACATATAATGCCGAATAAGGATAGAAATGAAatttgactaaaaaaatatgctCACATTTTCTGGAATTATTTTTAGCattttggacagcttttaaCAATAGAGGAGATGTTTGCATAATAAATGCAGAACACAAAAGAGGGACAGAATAATTTAGtttattgtttgtttcttcataatctgaATTAAAAGTTTACTAAATTTaagatcttttattttaatttaaatacccAAGTTATCCATGGTGAACAAATCCAATACAACAGCAAATTGAGGTTACTTGCTCTTTTGTTGACATAAATGATTCATTGGTAAACAATGAGcactataaataaatatcaaaagaaTCATTCAtacaaattgaaattaaatattttagataaatataCAACTTTTGCAATGCCATATCCTTGGTCACAACTACGTTTTTTCAAATAACTAGTTGACATATGTTGTCAAATGGCATGATTATGGTAATAAAGAATCTTCAAAGAAAAAGGTTGCAGGTACTCACCACCAGCAAGAGATAAGCACTCAGGGCACAGGAAAGTAGCATTGAATTCCTTTTCCTTGAACCGAATATATTCACCGTTGGGTGCAGCAAAGTCAGAAGGACAAAACTCCCATTCGTCAAATGCATCATCCGAAGTAATGCTGTCCTCCTCATAGAATCCACACCGCTTgcattttttacttgaaaagctGCTTAAAGGCTGGAACAAGCACAATACAAAATCTCAATATTAGCCTCAAGCATTAACATATTCAGGTTGCCAAGCAAAGCAATCACTCAAAGTTCAAAAATTATTCCAAGAATGGTAGTCAAAATCAAAATGACCCTACATTTGCATTGCTGCATCCAAAATTTCCATTTCCAGGACTCAAGATCACAAACACAGTCCCCTTCAACCAGAACCAAACAATTAGTATGTAATTAGAGACTTATTCTGTAGTCAAGtgttgaaaattaataattccTTGGTCAAAGAGGCATGGGATCCAAACTTCCAGTGTATCACATCACATCCCAATCTCATAATGTGCCTAGATTCACATTGGATCATTCAAAAACACATTAAAATATCAACTGACgtaatttcaaataaatgttCATATTTTTGTTCCAAAGGAATTGATTGTaggtctaaaattaattttgagtttaattaacttttgtgttagataaaaaaaaattatagtgagTTTTACTACTAACTTGTTTCtaaaatgaaaacattaaaTCATTTTCACTTCTAAATCAATATtcaccaaaatcaattttgcaacAACTCACTCAAACACAGATAGTAAGAGTTAGCCAAATTTAAGAGTGTAGAGATATGCATCACTTGATTTACTTCTAATAAATTCATGATggatataaaacaaataaaaataataaaaaggagaattaagacatgaaaataaaagcagttAATGGAAAGCCAAAAAGGAGAGCAAAAGAGTGTGTAAGaaacctgccaagattcttgaccattgaaagcataaatggCGTGGGGTTTCTTGACATCTGGAAGCACCGTCTCGTTCTCCCCTTTGCATAGGAAATACACCGTTGTAGTGGCTTTCAGCCACTCGTGCGTTTTAAAAATCTCAATTGATCTCAGCGACACAATTGCACCAAACGTCAACCCTGCGCAAATGCAAACAACCACAGTTAGTTACTTACTTACACAACCCGTTCACACAAATAGACAGAGATTCCACAGAATCACGCAAATTGAGAAATCAGGAAttgatgaagaaaaagagaagcgGTTAGTTCGGGAGAGAAATTTAACCTGGAAAAGAGGTGAAGAATATGGAAGAGATGAAGAGGAGAAGAGGAACCCTAGAATTGGGCATCAAGGACATGGTGAGAAGTGGAATGCAAGAAAACGGTGGTTGTTGTTCGGGGAAGGAAGGTTTTGAGTGTGCGAGACTGACAGAGTCGCGTGTGATTGGTTGACATCCCGTCTGGTGTACGCAATGTGCGCATTACGCACCTGCCAACGCAATCGGAAGAAAATGAGGTAATGGCTGCCGTTGACTTCACCTTATTCAAAGCTCAACACCTCCTCCTCTTCGCGTCCCCTAATCCAGTCGTAACCGTTTACCTTTACCCCAATCAGTTCATAGCTGGGTCTTTTTTTTATCGGGACGCCACTCAACTTTTCACCCGggttttcttttaagaaaattgttACATACACATCTTTATTATCCATTGAAcacttcaaatatatataagtttgataagattttttatatgaCAGGAATCAAAATATAGAAGAAAGTAAGAGGTGTTAATAAGATATTTCAAATAATGAGGtgtatgtgtatttttttttaataggtaaaatatatttttaatttcaattatttaaggtttttgtttgattaaatgtaaatgggtcttgatcaaattatttttttcgtttgtttattttttttatctttgttgtcaatttttttgttgaatgatGACATtccatatgaaaataattaataacatttttaatgtttttatcaagtcattttttatagttaaaaatcgttagaaaaaaattaatcacaaattaACTATGATGTCATTATTTGAAGAAGATCAAGATCGATCAACATTTAGTTGagggattaaaaacaaaaatcatgaataa
This region includes:
- the LOC114382268 gene encoding uncharacterized protein LOC114382268 — encoded protein: MSLMPNSRVPLLLFISSIFFTSFPGLTFGAIVSLRSIEIFKTHEWLKATTTVYFLCKGENETVLPDVKKPHAIYAFNGQESWQPLSSFSSKKCKRCGFYEEDSITSDDAFDEWEFCPSDFAAPNGEYIRFKEKEFNATFLCPECLSLAGVDEHDDGKGMHIAVVVLLSILVSVTLILGVVGAYKFWRKKLREQDQARLLKLFEDDDDIGDELGLGSAI